A genomic stretch from Clavelina lepadiformis chromosome 5, kaClaLepa1.1, whole genome shotgun sequence includes:
- the LOC143460680 gene encoding alpha-1,2-mannosyltransferase ALG9-like, giving the protein MKHHKNLYIKTAAQMSTQEESTYIQSEETSNVSEVKLPKTATAFHFLMSANLFSALINNISDCDETYNYWEPLHHLIYGKGFETWEYSPVYAIRSWAYIHVHYVFTLVFLGFAQFEKLIIFYFIRMVLGAFCTVCQLQFYEGVVLRFGNNVAKILLVVMVCAPGMFISSTAFLPSSFCMYMTYLCLGTWLKGNLSQAILAIACGAILGWPFCVVIGIPLAIDIFIRRQKYMFFIKWCVIALLTMLVPCFAIDSFYYGKPVVACLNILWYNVFSKHGPDLYGTEPASYYLLNGILNFNVAFITGICAIIIIPSLECSIAIRYRGYRSPVLLLLFTLSPMYIWFLIFFLQPHKEERFLFPIYPCICLSAAVTVGTIQKAFCAFQLNKYINVIWISRVFLFGYIMLSLSRIAAVVQGYQASMHIYLNLKNIEISDLKMCNTKIVCAGKEWHRFPSSFFLPENFTLQFIESDFHGQLPQLFDGQGTQGTRAVLPNFNQENLEQKDRYVDMDRCHFLIDFDSGETSQNEPQFSKMESWEVLKELDYIYSNGSKSRLYRSFYIPFYYNVKNTFGKYQLLRRSTHWSCM; this is encoded by the coding sequence ATgaagcaccataaaaatttgtaTATTAAAACAGCTGCACAGATGTCTACACAGGAGGAATCAACATACATTCAGTCAGAAGAGACTTCCAATGTCTCCGAAGTTAAGCTGCCAAAAACTGCCACTGCTTTTCATTTCCTGATGTCagcaaatttgttttctgcttTAATAAACAATATTAGTGATTGTGATGAAACTTACAATTATTGGGAGCCACTTCACCATCTTATATATGGAAAAGGATTTGAAACCTGGGAATATTCACCTGTGTATGCTATTCGTTCATGGGCGTACATACATGTTCATTATGTTTTCACCCTGGTGTTTCTAGGTTTTGCTCAATTTGAAaagttaataatattttatttcattcgtATGGTTCTTGGAGCTTTCTGTACTGTATGTCAACTACAATTTTATGAAGGTGTTGTTTTGCGATTTGGAAATAACGTAGCTAAAATATTATTAGTTGTAATGGTTTGTGCACCAGGTATGTTTATTTCATCAACAGCATTTTTACCAAGTTCATTTTGCATGTACATGACATACTTATGTCTTGGAACATGGCTTAAAGGTAATTTAAGTCAAGCTATATTAGCAATTGCATGCGGTGCTATATTGGGTTGGCCATTTTGTGTGGTTATTGGAATCCCACTGGctattgatatttttattcGGCGccaaaaatatatgttttttattaagTGGTGTGTGATTGCTTTACTTACAATGCTTGTTCCTTGTTTTGCTATTGACTCGTTTTATTATGGAAAGCCTGTTGTAGCTTGTTTGAACATATTATGGTATaatgtattttcaaaacatgGTCCAGATTTGTATGGCACCGAACCTGCTTCTTATTATCTGCTAAATggtattttgaattttaatgTTGCTTTTATAACTGGTATATGTGCGATTATCATAATTCCAAGCCTAGAGTGTTCCATAGCGATTCGATACAGAGGATATAGATCACCAGTGCTTTTATTGCTTTTCACACTATCTCCCATGTATATTtggtttttaatatttttcttgcaaCCCCATAAGGAGGAGCGATTTTTGTTCCCAATTTATCCATGTATATGTCTAAGTGCTGCAGTAACAGTTGGTACTATTCAAAAAGCCTTTTGTGCTTTCCAACTAAACAAGTATATAAATGTGATATGGATTAGTAGGGTTTTTCTTTTTGGTTACATCATGTTGTCATTATCTCGAATTGCCGCTGTTGTTCAAGGATACCAAGCTTCCATGCACATATATTTAAACCTGAAGAACATTGAAATAAGCGACTTGAAGATGTGTAACACAAAAATAGTATGTGCTGGAAAGGAGTGGCACAGATTTCCGTCATCATTTTTTTTGcctgaaaattttactttacaaTTTATTGAGTCAGATTTCCATGGGCAGTTGCCTCAGCTCTTTGATGGCCAAGGAACACAAGGCACACGAGCtgttttaccaaattttaatCAAGAAAATTTGGAGCAAAAGGATCGCTATGTTGATATGGACAGGTGTCATTTTTTGATAGATTTTGATAGCGGTGAAACCTCTCAAAATGAACCTCAATTTAGCAAAATGGAAAGCTGGGAAGTACTAAAGGaacttgattatatttattcTAATGGGTCTAAGTCAAGGTTATATCGTTCGTTTTACATACCTTTTTACTACAATGTTAAAAACACTTTCGGAAAGTATCAGCTGTTACGACGTAGTACGCACTGGTCATGTATGTAA